The following are encoded together in the Streptomyces sp. NBC_00341 genome:
- a CDS encoding TIGR03960 family B12-binding radical SAM protein, whose product MSVDSVFPQLEALLPHVQKPIQYVGGELNSTVKPWDECDVRWALMYPDAYEVGLPNQGVMILYEVLNERQGVLAERTYSVWPDLEELMREHKVPQFTVDGHRPVKAFDVFGLSFSTELGYTNMLTALDLAGIPLAAKDRGLDDPIVLAGGHAAFNPEPIAEFIDCAVIGDGEQAVLEITEIVRAWKAEGRPGGREEVLFRLAKTGGVYVPGFYDVEYLPDGRIGRVVPNKSGVPWRVSKHTVMDLDEWPYPKQPLVPLAETVHERMSVEIFRGCTRGCRFCQAGMITRPVRERSITGIGEMVEKGLKATGFEEVGLLSLSSADHSEIGDIAKGLADRYTDDKIGLSLPSTRVDAFNVDLANELTRNGRRSGLTFAPEGGSERMRKVINKMVSEEDLIRTVSTAYGNGWRQVKLYFMCGLPTETDEDVLQIGDMAVNVIAKGREVSGQNDIRCTVSIGGFVPKPHTPFQWAPQLGVEETDARLAKLRDKIRGDKKYGRSIGFRYHDGKPGIVEGLLSRGDRRVGSVIRAVYEAGGRFDGWREHFSYDLWMKSAQKTLPGFGVDVDWYTTRERTYEEVLPWDHLDSGLDKDWLWEDWQDSLDETEVEDCRWTPCFDCGVCPQLDLDIQIGPTGKKLLPLTVKKP is encoded by the coding sequence ATGTCTGTCGATTCGGTCTTCCCACAGCTCGAAGCTCTGCTCCCGCATGTGCAGAAGCCCATCCAGTACGTCGGCGGTGAGCTCAACTCCACCGTCAAGCCGTGGGACGAGTGCGACGTCCGCTGGGCGCTGATGTACCCGGACGCGTACGAGGTCGGACTCCCCAACCAGGGCGTCATGATCCTCTACGAGGTGCTCAACGAGCGCCAGGGCGTCCTCGCGGAGCGCACCTACAGCGTCTGGCCGGACCTTGAGGAGCTGATGCGCGAGCACAAGGTGCCCCAGTTCACGGTGGACGGACACCGCCCGGTCAAGGCGTTCGACGTCTTCGGGCTGAGCTTCTCCACCGAGCTCGGCTACACCAACATGCTCACCGCCCTGGACCTGGCCGGCATTCCGCTGGCCGCCAAGGACCGCGGCCTCGACGACCCGATCGTGCTCGCGGGCGGCCACGCCGCGTTCAACCCCGAGCCGATCGCGGAGTTCATCGACTGCGCGGTCATCGGCGACGGCGAGCAGGCCGTCCTGGAGATCACCGAGATCGTCCGCGCCTGGAAGGCCGAGGGCCGCCCCGGCGGCCGCGAGGAGGTGCTCTTCCGCCTCGCGAAGACCGGCGGCGTGTACGTCCCCGGCTTCTACGACGTGGAGTACCTCCCGGACGGCCGCATCGGCCGCGTCGTGCCGAACAAGTCGGGCGTGCCGTGGCGCGTTTCGAAGCACACGGTCATGGACCTCGACGAGTGGCCCTACCCCAAGCAGCCGCTCGTCCCGCTCGCCGAGACCGTCCACGAGCGGATGTCCGTGGAGATCTTCCGCGGCTGCACCCGCGGCTGCCGTTTCTGCCAGGCCGGCATGATCACGCGCCCCGTGCGGGAGCGAAGCATCACCGGCATCGGCGAGATGGTGGAGAAGGGCCTCAAGGCGACCGGTTTCGAGGAGGTCGGCCTGCTCTCGCTCTCCTCCGCGGACCACAGCGAGATCGGTGACATCGCCAAGGGCCTGGCCGACCGCTACACGGACGACAAGATCGGGCTCTCGCTGCCCTCCACCCGCGTCGACGCGTTCAACGTGGACCTGGCCAACGAGCTGACCCGCAACGGCCGCCGCTCCGGTCTCACCTTCGCCCCCGAGGGCGGCTCCGAGCGGATGCGCAAGGTCATCAACAAGATGGTCTCGGAGGAGGACCTGATCCGGACCGTCTCCACCGCGTACGGCAACGGCTGGCGGCAGGTGAAGCTGTACTTCATGTGCGGTCTGCCCACCGAGACCGACGAGGACGTCCTGCAGATCGGCGACATGGCGGTCAACGTCATCGCCAAGGGCCGCGAGGTCTCCGGGCAGAACGACATCCGCTGCACCGTCTCCATCGGCGGTTTCGTACCCAAGCCGCACACCCCGTTCCAGTGGGCCCCGCAGCTCGGCGTCGAGGAGACCGACGCCCGGCTGGCCAAGCTCCGGGACAAGATCCGCGGCGACAAGAAGTACGGCCGCTCGATCGGCTTCCGGTACCACGACGGCAAGCCCGGCATCGTCGAGGGCCTGCTCTCCCGCGGCGACCGCCGGGTCGGTTCCGTCATCCGCGCCGTCTACGAGGCGGGCGGCCGCTTCGACGGATGGCGCGAGCACTTCAGCTACGACCTGTGGATGAAGAGCGCGCAGAAGACGCTGCCCGGCTTCGGTGTCGACGTCGACTGGTACACCACCCGCGAGCGGACGTACGAGGAGGTCCTGCCCTGGGACCACCTGGACTCCGGCCTCGACAAGGACTGGCTGTGGGAGGACTGGCAGGACTCGCTCGACGAGACCGAGGTCGAGGACTGCCGCTGGACCCCGTGCTTCGACTGCGGCGTGTGCCCGCAGCTGGACCTCGACATCCAGATCGGCCCGACGGGCAAGAAGCTCCTCCCGCTGACGGTCAAGAAGCCCTAG
- a CDS encoding LysE family translocator gives MLTAVLVFAGVAALVNITPGLDTLLVLRASLAHGRKAGRAAALGILLGCLVWGLAAAVGLTALLTASHIAYDGVRIAGACYLAWLGASALWRTRRRPCDGDGDSTAPDEIPDGRMAAFRSGLGTNLLNPKAGVFYMSLVPQFLPHGSPVFGSTLLFTAIDVMELAVWYWVVSGAAAALGERLRRPSFRRRTEQASGLALLGFAAGLAVEST, from the coding sequence ATGCTCACTGCCGTCCTTGTGTTCGCCGGTGTCGCCGCCCTCGTCAACATCACCCCCGGTCTCGACACGTTGTTGGTGCTGCGGGCCTCCCTCGCGCACGGCCGGAAGGCGGGACGCGCCGCCGCGCTGGGCATCCTGCTGGGGTGCCTCGTGTGGGGTCTGGCTGCCGCAGTCGGGCTGACGGCCCTGCTGACCGCGTCCCACATCGCCTACGACGGAGTGCGGATTGCCGGTGCCTGCTACTTGGCCTGGCTGGGCGCCTCGGCATTGTGGCGGACCAGACGCCGCCCCTGTGACGGGGACGGGGACAGCACGGCCCCGGACGAGATCCCGGACGGGCGGATGGCCGCCTTCCGCTCCGGCCTCGGGACGAACCTGCTCAACCCCAAGGCCGGGGTCTTCTATATGAGCCTCGTCCCCCAGTTCCTTCCGCACGGGTCACCCGTGTTCGGCTCCACGCTGCTGTTCACCGCGATCGACGTCATGGAACTGGCCGTGTGGTACTGGGTGGTCAGCGGCGCAGCCGCCGCGCTGGGCGAGCGGCTCCGGAGGCCGTCCTTCCGGCGCCGTACGGAACAGGCGAGCGGCCTCGCGCTGCTCGGATTCGCTGCGGGCCTGGCTGTGGAGAGCACCTGA
- the galU gene encoding UTP--glucose-1-phosphate uridylyltransferase GalU, with product MRKIQKAVIPAAGLGTRFLPATKATPKEMLPVVDKPAIQYVVEEAAAAGLSDVLMITGRNKRALEDHFDRNYELESALTRKGDDERLVRVQESSDLATMHYVRQGDPRGLGHAVLCAEPHVGDEPFAVLLGDDLIDPRDPLLARMTEIQEREGGSVVALMEVAPEQIHLYGCAAVEATAQDDVVRVTGLVEKPDPGEAPSNLAVIGRYVLDPAVFGVLRETEPGRGGEIQLTDALQQLAVDERLGGPVHGVVFRGRRYDTGDRGDYLRAIVRLACEREDLGPDFRSWLRGYVAAEL from the coding sequence ATGCGCAAGATCCAGAAGGCAGTCATACCGGCCGCCGGGCTCGGTACCCGGTTCCTGCCGGCGACGAAGGCGACTCCCAAGGAGATGCTGCCGGTGGTCGACAAGCCGGCGATCCAGTACGTCGTGGAGGAGGCCGCCGCCGCGGGACTGAGCGACGTGCTGATGATCACCGGGCGCAACAAGCGCGCCCTGGAGGACCACTTCGACCGGAACTACGAGCTGGAGTCGGCGCTGACCCGCAAGGGCGACGACGAGCGGCTGGTCCGGGTCCAGGAGTCCAGCGACCTGGCGACCATGCACTACGTCCGCCAGGGCGACCCGCGCGGCCTCGGCCACGCCGTCCTGTGCGCGGAGCCCCATGTGGGCGACGAGCCGTTCGCGGTGCTCCTGGGCGACGACCTGATCGACCCGCGCGACCCGCTGCTGGCGCGGATGACCGAGATCCAGGAGCGCGAGGGCGGCAGCGTCGTCGCGCTGATGGAGGTGGCGCCCGAGCAGATCCACCTGTACGGCTGCGCCGCGGTCGAGGCCACCGCGCAGGACGACGTGGTCCGGGTCACCGGCCTGGTCGAGAAGCCGGACCCGGGCGAGGCGCCCAGCAACCTCGCCGTCATCGGACGCTACGTCCTGGACCCCGCGGTCTTCGGCGTGCTGCGCGAGACGGAGCCGGGCCGGGGCGGCGAGATCCAGCTGACGGACGCGCTCCAGCAACTGGCCGTCGACGAGCGGCTCGGCGGCCCCGTCCACGGCGTCGTCTTCCGCGGCCGCCGCTACGACACCGGCGACCGGGGCGACTATCTGCGGGCCATCGTCAGACTCGCCTGCGAGCGCGAGGACCTGGGCCCCGACTTCCGTAGCTGGCTGCGTGGTTACGTGGCGGCCGAGCTCTGA
- a CDS encoding IS1182 family transposase produces MSMQPKEPGEIPPETVRVARAAFPRGSLAIRVRDELGPLFTDEQFADLFPARGRAAWSPGRLALVVLLQFAEGLTDRQAAEAVRARIDWKFALGLELTDPGFDFSVLSEFRDRLVGADGGRSVLDGILTAAQKKGLLSKGGKARTDSTHVLSAARELNWLELVGESLRAALNAVARAEPDWLCAHVLPDWFTHYATRIEDSRFPKSQAKRVEVGRRIGADGMRLLEMVWTDSTPLTLRALPEVDFLRHLWVQHFHLVEGEVERRDPKDRPPGAKRLVTPYDPEARGSVKRDTFWDGFKVHLTETCEPETVHLITNVATTVATVPDDRMAAVVHAGLAERDLLPDEHWVDTGYANGGALVAARREYRVALHGPLKSVTVPHARGEATFGQDAFTIDWDNQHVTCPNGITSTQWHQRRSETRLPTIRVRFSPADCRTCPQLRQCVNSPNAQRREINLRPHDEYEALQQARRLQETDEWKDRYKIRAGVEGTISQAVQACGLRRSRYRGLPKTSLQHQLTGAAVNLIRINAWLTGTPHARTRTSPLAALRPAA; encoded by the coding sequence GTGTCGATGCAGCCGAAGGAGCCGGGGGAGATCCCGCCGGAGACGGTGCGGGTCGCGCGGGCCGCGTTCCCGAGGGGGAGTCTGGCGATCCGGGTCCGGGACGAGCTGGGGCCGTTGTTCACCGACGAGCAGTTCGCGGATTTGTTCCCGGCGCGGGGAAGGGCGGCCTGGTCGCCGGGGCGGCTGGCGTTGGTGGTGCTCTTGCAGTTCGCCGAGGGCCTGACCGACCGGCAGGCCGCGGAGGCGGTGCGGGCCCGTATTGACTGGAAGTTCGCGCTGGGGCTGGAGCTAACTGATCCGGGCTTCGACTTCTCCGTGCTGTCGGAGTTCAGAGACCGCCTGGTCGGCGCGGATGGCGGTCGGTCGGTGTTGGACGGGATCTTGACCGCTGCCCAGAAGAAGGGACTGCTCAGCAAGGGTGGCAAGGCCCGGACGGACTCCACGCATGTGTTGTCCGCGGCGCGTGAGCTGAACTGGCTGGAGCTGGTTGGCGAGAGTCTGCGGGCGGCGCTGAACGCGGTGGCCCGCGCCGAACCGGACTGGCTGTGCGCGCATGTGCTGCCGGACTGGTTCACGCACTACGCGACCCGGATCGAGGACTCGCGTTTCCCTAAGTCCCAGGCCAAGCGGGTCGAGGTGGGGCGCCGGATCGGCGCGGACGGCATGCGTCTGCTGGAGATGGTCTGGACGGACAGCACACCCTTGACGCTTCGGGCATTGCCGGAGGTGGATTTCCTGCGGCACCTGTGGGTCCAGCACTTCCACCTGGTGGAGGGCGAGGTGGAACGGCGGGACCCAAAAGACCGGCCGCCGGGCGCGAAACGCCTGGTCACCCCCTATGACCCCGAGGCCAGGGGCAGTGTGAAGCGTGACACTTTCTGGGACGGCTTCAAGGTCCATCTCACCGAGACGTGCGAGCCGGAGACGGTGCACCTGATCACGAACGTGGCCACCACCGTCGCCACGGTCCCCGACGACCGGATGGCCGCTGTGGTCCATGCCGGCCTCGCGGAGCGGGATCTGCTGCCCGACGAACACTGGGTCGACACCGGCTATGCCAACGGCGGCGCGCTGGTCGCCGCCCGCCGTGAATACCGGGTCGCGCTGCACGGTCCGCTGAAGTCCGTGACCGTTCCGCACGCCCGTGGCGAGGCCACCTTCGGGCAGGACGCGTTCACCATCGACTGGGACAACCAGCATGTGACCTGCCCGAACGGCATCACCAGCACCCAGTGGCACCAACGCCGTTCGGAAACCCGGCTGCCCACCATTCGGGTCCGGTTCTCCCCCGCGGACTGCCGCACATGTCCCCAACTGCGGCAATGCGTCAACTCCCCGAACGCCCAGCGCCGCGAGATCAACCTCAGGCCCCACGACGAATACGAAGCACTTCAGCAGGCCCGGAGACTCCAGGAAACCGACGAGTGGAAGGACCGCTACAAGATCCGTGCCGGAGTCGAAGGGACCATCTCCCAAGCAGTGCAAGCCTGCGGCCTGCGCCGATCCCGCTACCGCGGCCTACCGAAGACCAGCCTCCAGCACCAGCTGACCGGCGCCGCGGTCAACCTCATCCGCATCAATGCATGGCTCACCGGCACACCCCACGCACGCACCCGCACCAGCCCCCTGGCAGCACTTCGCCCCGCCGCATAA
- a CDS encoding Rne/Rng family ribonuclease gives MQEPTEPGTTGNAEDSNTPGDKLPPRRRRRAASRPAGPPSGGAPGVAGASAIPAVDAGESDPSTENATETEAAPPVRARRRAVRKATAPAGAPQAAEAVEIVEEPAVAAEPVAAEPAEPVEAPRARRRASRKATAPAGAPQAAEAVEIVEEPAAVAAEPVAAEPVEAPRARRRASRKATAPAGAPQAAEAVEIVEEPAAEASPEPVAEAPRGRARRRASAPAGAPQATRTETAEPVAAAEPEEAAPAAEPAEPAEAPRGRRRAVRKATSPAGAPQAAEERTEVQTGESLPETAVEELAAETAEVEEAAPRGRQRRRATAAAGRPEFTGKVEEPVRRSRGAARPAVAVFQAPVFSEPMFQTPETAAAAAAAGTGTHEEEPEEEIGTTEEQTPVAEAAAPVEAPQGGSRRRRRRRGEAAEAEPAAAPAPAAAPVEEQAAQEDEPSGEHDAEHDGEDTDEYGDRPSRRRRRGGRRRRRGESAEDESTEQQQPTEDTFTSDHRSDRSEDEQERAHESEDEGDHDDHDHDDDNDSGAAGSSSSRRRRRRRRRSGDSSSDAENGTDDPERTVVKVREPRKKEAEREPGTGFDEVQSIKGSTRMEAKKQRRREGREQGRRRVPIITEAEFLARREAVERVMVVRQSGERTQIGVLEDNVLVEHYVNKEQATSYVGNVYLGKVQNVLPSMEAAFVDIGKGRNAVLYAGEVNFEALGMAHGPRRIETALKSGQSVLVQVTKDPIGHKGARLTSQVSLPGRYLVYVPEGSMTGISRKLPDTERARLKTILKKIVPEDAGVIVRTAAEGASEDELRRDVERLQGQWEDIQKKSKSSGSSNAPTLLYGEPDMTVRVVRDIFNEDFSKVIVSGNEAWDTIHGYVSHVAPDLTDRLSRWTSEVDIFATYRIDEQLMKALDRKVYLPSGGSLVIDKTEAMVVVDVNTGKFTGQGGNLEETVTKNNLEAAEEIVRQLRLRDLGGIVVVDFIDMVLESNRDLVLRRLLECLGRDRTKHQVAEVTSLGLVQMTRKRVGQGLLESFSETCVHCNGRGVIVHMEQPTSVGGGGGNGKRSKKRRGGSGQDHEHEHGHEHEQDHDDETETEAEVAAEVAAPLALPEPEFVADEELYSSPAEAEAAAGRGRGRRRATRKATAPAGAPKQASAPAQAAEPVAEPEPVVAPEPQPEAVPEPVAEEAPAAEAPQGRTRRRATRKATAPAGSPAPAEPVAEPAAAVQAPVSDADPVAAEDPVAEAPHVEVPAEEPAAPPRARRRATRKATAPAGSPAGTEEAATVVVTASTEAEPKAEPEAEAAPAGDADAESDAAPAKKAARKTAKKATAKKAATKKATTTKTAAKKTAAKKTTAKKAAAKKTVAAEQQAPSSVTASADEV, from the coding sequence ATGCAAGAGCCCACCGAACCCGGCACGACCGGGAACGCAGAAGACAGCAACACCCCCGGGGACAAGCTGCCGCCGCGCCGCAGGCGCCGTGCGGCGTCCCGCCCGGCCGGCCCGCCCTCGGGCGGCGCACCGGGTGTGGCCGGCGCGTCGGCCATACCGGCCGTTGACGCCGGAGAGTCGGACCCCAGCACCGAGAACGCGACCGAGACCGAGGCAGCCCCGCCCGTCCGGGCCCGCCGCCGCGCGGTCCGCAAGGCGACCGCTCCGGCGGGTGCTCCGCAGGCCGCTGAGGCTGTGGAGATCGTCGAGGAGCCCGCTGTGGCCGCTGAGCCGGTCGCGGCTGAGCCGGCCGAGCCGGTCGAGGCGCCGCGTGCGCGTCGTCGTGCGTCCCGTAAGGCGACCGCTCCGGCGGGTGCTCCGCAGGCCGCTGAGGCTGTGGAGATCGTCGAGGAGCCCGCCGCCGTGGCCGCAGAGCCCGTCGCGGCTGAGCCGGTCGAGGCGCCGCGTGCGCGTCGTCGTGCGTCCCGTAAGGCCACCGCCCCGGCGGGTGCTCCGCAGGCTGCTGAGGCTGTGGAGATCGTCGAGGAGCCCGCCGCGGAGGCGAGCCCCGAGCCCGTCGCGGAGGCGCCGCGCGGCCGTGCCCGCCGCAGGGCCTCCGCCCCGGCCGGTGCGCCGCAGGCCACCCGTACCGAGACCGCCGAGCCCGTCGCCGCTGCCGAGCCGGAGGAGGCCGCCCCGGCTGCCGAACCGGCCGAGCCGGCCGAGGCCCCGCGCGGCCGGCGCCGTGCCGTCCGCAAGGCCACCTCCCCGGCCGGTGCCCCGCAGGCCGCGGAGGAGCGCACCGAGGTCCAGACCGGCGAGAGCCTGCCCGAGACCGCCGTCGAGGAGCTGGCAGCCGAGACCGCGGAGGTCGAGGAGGCCGCCCCGCGCGGCCGCCAGCGCCGCCGCGCCACCGCCGCCGCGGGCCGCCCCGAGTTCACCGGCAAGGTCGAGGAGCCCGTGCGCAGGAGCCGCGGCGCCGCCCGCCCCGCCGTCGCCGTGTTCCAGGCCCCGGTCTTCTCCGAGCCGATGTTCCAGACCCCGGAGACCGCTGCCGCGGCCGCCGCCGCTGGGACCGGCACGCACGAAGAGGAGCCCGAGGAAGAGATCGGGACGACCGAGGAGCAGACCCCGGTCGCCGAGGCAGCCGCCCCCGTGGAGGCCCCGCAGGGCGGTTCGCGCCGCCGTCGCCGCCGTCGCGGTGAGGCCGCGGAGGCCGAGCCCGCCGCCGCACCCGCTCCGGCCGCCGCCCCGGTGGAGGAGCAGGCCGCGCAGGAGGACGAGCCTTCGGGCGAGCACGACGCGGAGCACGACGGCGAGGACACCGACGAGTACGGTGACCGGCCCTCGCGCCGCCGCCGTCGCGGTGGCCGTCGCCGCCGTCGCGGTGAGTCCGCGGAGGACGAGAGCACGGAGCAGCAGCAGCCCACCGAAGACACCTTCACCTCGGACCACCGTTCGGACCGCTCGGAGGACGAGCAGGAGCGCGCCCACGAGTCCGAGGACGAGGGCGACCACGACGACCACGACCACGACGACGACAACGACTCCGGCGCCGCCGGTTCGAGCAGCAGCCGTCGCCGCCGTCGCCGTCGCCGTCGCAGCGGTGACTCCTCGTCCGACGCCGAGAACGGCACGGACGACCCGGAGCGCACGGTCGTCAAGGTCCGCGAGCCCCGTAAGAAGGAAGCCGAGCGCGAGCCCGGCACCGGCTTCGACGAGGTCCAGTCCATCAAGGGCTCGACGCGTATGGAGGCCAAGAAGCAGCGCCGCCGCGAGGGCCGCGAGCAGGGCCGCCGCCGGGTCCCGATCATCACGGAGGCCGAGTTCCTGGCCCGCCGCGAGGCCGTCGAGCGCGTCATGGTCGTCCGCCAGAGCGGCGAGCGCACCCAGATCGGCGTCCTCGAGGACAACGTGCTCGTCGAGCACTACGTCAACAAGGAGCAGGCCACCAGCTACGTCGGCAACGTCTACCTGGGCAAGGTCCAGAACGTCCTGCCGTCCATGGAGGCCGCCTTCGTCGACATCGGCAAGGGCCGCAACGCCGTCCTGTACGCCGGTGAGGTCAACTTCGAGGCGCTCGGCATGGCCCACGGGCCGCGCCGCATCGAGACCGCGCTCAAGTCCGGCCAGTCCGTCCTCGTCCAGGTGACGAAGGACCCGATCGGCCACAAGGGCGCCCGCCTCACCAGCCAGGTCTCGCTGCCCGGCCGTTACCTGGTCTACGTGCCCGAGGGCTCGATGACCGGGATCAGCCGCAAGCTGCCCGACACCGAGCGCGCCCGGCTCAAGACCATCCTCAAGAAGATCGTCCCCGAGGACGCGGGCGTCATCGTCCGCACCGCCGCGGAGGGCGCCAGCGAGGACGAGCTGCGCCGCGACGTCGAGCGGCTCCAGGGACAGTGGGAGGACATCCAGAAGAAGTCGAAGAGCAGCGGCAGCTCCAACGCGCCGACGCTGCTCTACGGCGAGCCGGACATGACCGTCCGGGTCGTCCGCGACATCTTCAACGAGGACTTCTCCAAGGTCATCGTCAGCGGCAACGAGGCGTGGGACACCATCCACGGCTACGTCTCGCACGTGGCGCCCGACCTGACGGACCGGCTGTCGCGGTGGACCTCAGAGGTCGACATCTTCGCGACCTACCGGATCGACGAGCAGCTCATGAAGGCGCTGGACCGCAAGGTCTACCTGCCGAGCGGTGGCTCGCTGGTGATCGACAAGACCGAGGCGATGGTCGTCGTCGACGTCAACACCGGCAAGTTCACCGGTCAGGGCGGCAACCTCGAGGAGACCGTCACCAAGAACAACCTGGAGGCGGCCGAGGAGATCGTGCGCCAGCTGCGGCTGCGCGACCTCGGCGGCATCGTCGTCGTCGACTTCATCGACATGGTGCTGGAGTCCAACCGGGACCTGGTGCTGCGGCGCCTCCTGGAGTGCCTGGGACGCGACCGTACGAAGCACCAGGTCGCGGAGGTCACCTCGCTGGGCCTGGTCCAGATGACCCGTAAGCGGGTCGGACAGGGTCTGCTGGAGTCCTTCTCCGAGACCTGCGTCCACTGCAACGGGCGCGGCGTGATCGTGCACATGGAGCAGCCCACCTCGGTGGGCGGTGGCGGCGGCAACGGCAAGCGGTCCAAGAAGCGCCGGGGCGGTTCCGGCCAGGACCACGAGCACGAGCACGGCCACGAGCACGAGCAGGATCACGACGACGAGACCGAGACCGAGGCCGAGGTGGCGGCCGAGGTCGCCGCCCCGCTGGCGCTGCCCGAGCCGGAGTTCGTCGCGGACGAGGAGCTGTACAGCAGTCCGGCAGAGGCCGAGGCGGCAGCAGGGCGCGGCCGTGGCCGTCGCCGGGCGACCCGCAAGGCGACCGCCCCTGCCGGTGCACCGAAGCAGGCGTCCGCGCCCGCTCAGGCGGCCGAGCCGGTCGCGGAGCCGGAGCCCGTCGTGGCGCCCGAGCCGCAGCCAGAGGCCGTCCCGGAGCCGGTTGCCGAGGAGGCCCCGGCCGCCGAGGCGCCCCAGGGCCGCACGCGCCGTCGTGCGACCCGCAAGGCGACCGCCCCGGCGGGTTCGCCTGCTCCGGCGGAGCCGGTGGCCGAGCCGGCCGCGGCCGTCCAGGCGCCGGTCTCCGACGCCGACCCGGTCGCCGCGGAGGACCCGGTCGCCGAGGCTCCGCACGTGGAGGTCCCGGCAGAGGAGCCGGCCGCACCGCCGCGGGCCCGTCGCCGGGCGACCCGCAAGGCCACCGCGCCCGCAGGCTCTCCGGCAGGCACCGAAGAGGCCGCGACCGTCGTGGTGACGGCCTCCACCGAGGCCGAGCCCAAGGCCGAGCCCGAGGCCGAGGCGGCGCCCGCGGGCGACGCCGACGCCGAGTCCGACGCCGCACCGGCCAAGAAGGCGGCCCGCAAGACCGCCAAGAAGGCCACGGCCAAGAAGGCGGCCACGAAGAAGGCGACCACCACGAAGACGGCCGCCAAGAAGACCGCCGCGAAGAAGACGACGGCCAAGAAGGCGGCAGCGAAGAAGACGGTGGCGGCGGAGCAGCAGGCGCCGTCCTCCGTCACCGCTTCGGCGGACGAGGTCTGA
- a CDS encoding TIGR03936 family radical SAM-associated protein, which yields MQRVRLRYTKRGRLRFTSHRDFQRAFERALRRSEVPMAYSAGFTPHPKVSYANAAPTGTGSEAEFLEIALTEARDPDILRELLNDSLPDGLDITDAVEARTSGLADRLTASVWEMRLDGVSHEEAEKAVAAFNGAETVEVQRRTKNGVRSFDARSAVVELRALDQQADRPEVKACAILRLVVRHVTPAVRPDDVLSGLRVVADLAPPVPAAVTRLAQGLFDEESGTVTDPLAPDREAAPAVLPTATGTAVATAPEGAGTA from the coding sequence GTGCAGCGCGTTCGTCTGCGCTACACCAAGCGCGGCCGCCTCCGGTTCACCAGTCACCGTGACTTCCAGCGTGCCTTCGAGCGGGCGTTGCGCCGCTCAGAGGTGCCCATGGCCTACTCGGCGGGCTTCACCCCGCATCCCAAGGTGTCCTACGCCAATGCCGCCCCCACCGGCACGGGTAGTGAGGCCGAGTTCCTGGAGATCGCCCTCACAGAGGCGCGTGACCCAGATATCCTGCGCGAACTGCTGAACGACTCGCTGCCGGACGGGCTCGACATCACGGACGCCGTGGAGGCCCGCACCTCGGGCCTCGCCGACCGGCTGACCGCCTCCGTCTGGGAGATGCGGCTGGACGGGGTCTCCCACGAGGAGGCCGAGAAGGCCGTGGCCGCCTTCAACGGGGCCGAGACCGTCGAGGTCCAGCGCCGTACGAAGAACGGCGTGCGCAGCTTCGACGCCCGTTCCGCCGTGGTGGAGCTGCGGGCCCTTGATCAACAGGCTGATAGGCCCGAGGTCAAGGCCTGTGCGATACTGCGGCTGGTTGTTCGGCACGTGACACCTGCCGTACGGCCTGACGACGTCCTGTCCGGTCTCCGCGTTGTGGCCGACCTGGCGCCGCCTGTCCCCGCTGCGGTGACCAGGCTGGCGCAGGGGCTCTTCGACGAGGAGTCCGGCACGGTGACCGACCCGCTCGCGCCTGACCGCGAGGCAGCCCCGGCCGTGCTACCCACGGCCACCGGGACCGCCGTCGCGACGGCGCCGGAAGGTGCGGGCACCGCGTAA